Below is a genomic region from Sulfitobacter sp. OXR-159.
CAAGCTCGATGAAACTCGCGGAAACAGGTAGGAAGTGTCAGACTCAGAGCACTAGCAGTTGGCAGAACCGAGCAGCCGTATCGGTAGGCTGCGTAGCGAGCCATGTCGGGTCTGCGCCAGAAGAAAGCCGGTCATCCAGCCACTGGTCATAGCTTGAGATTTGATGGCGTGGCCGGTCCAAACCTCCTGATATGACGTCATCCGCAATACTATGAAGGTGTGTGGCGAAATCATATCGTGCCAATGGCGATGCGATTTTCCAGAGCGGAACAAGAGGCTGGCTATGGCGCAGGCAAACTTCCACGTACCGCACCTGCCAGTCTCCCCGCATGACCATTTGACTCTGAGGCGCTGCGGGGCAAGATTTTAGATCTTCCCTAAGGCAGGCCGGACAACCTCTGACTACAGGATTGATGAGGGCGCGAGATACGAACTCCTCCCCCCTAAAACAGACCTGAACACCGGCTGTGGGCTGCGGCGTCCAAGACATCATTTCTTGTATCTCCTGACCTGGGAGGTCAAAGATCTTGGCGATAGCTTTTGTCTGACGATCATCGAACTTGATCAGTTTTTTGAGAGACAAACCCAATTCACTGCAGAAGCCAGAAAGCGATAAGCCCCGCATGCCCGCTGTGCGCGACACGAACGATACAATTCCTTCACGAGGTTGAGGCTTAGGTTTTGCAACGATCGAAGTAGGCAGCGTACGTATCCTTTGGCTGTGC
It encodes:
- a CDS encoding TniQ family protein — encoded protein: MRTLPTSIVAKPKPQPREGIVSFVSRTAGMRGLSLSGFCSELGLSLKKLIKFDDRQTKAIAKIFDLPGQEIQEMMSWTPQPTAGVQVCFRGEEFVSRALINPVVRGCPACLREDLKSCPAAPQSQMVMRGDWQVRYVEVCLRHSQPLVPLWKIASPLARYDFATHLHSIADDVISGGLDRPRHQISSYDQWLDDRLSSGADPTWLATQPTDTAARFCQLLVL